The genome window CTTTTGCCAGATCATGATACAAAGCAGACCAAGAAAGGATCTTCCAGTCTTCGGCAGTTAGGTTCTTATGAAAAACACTGAGTGGCCCCAGAGCTTTCGGATTCTTATAAACATCCTTCAGAACAAGGCAGGCCTGCATAATATGCACATCCGCCGTATAACGATGGTACTGGTCATGCTGAACATAACCAACAAGATGACGAATCGCCGGCAGAATTTTATCGATCAGGCGCGAATCAAAAACACTGACAACAAACTCTTTAGAGGTTTTTGGATCCAGCATCTCTTGAAGAGTTTTACCAAACGCGCGCGCACTTTTAGCAACGGTTTTCTCTGGCAAGAGGCGGTCGAGATTCTCCCGCACCTTTTGTTGACCGAGCGGATTTGGATAGCTTCTAAGAGCGCTCACGAGATCCTCAGGCTTTGCAAATGGCAACGCACGGGTCTTATCTAGCGCCTTCTGAGAACTCGTCGCTACCGCAAAGATCCAGTTCACATAAAAATGACTGCGCGAAAGACCGCGCTCGAGATCGCGCATGAAATCTTTGTGGCTTTTGAAATTAAAAAACCCAGCAAGATCAAATTGAGCTGTGTTAACAAGAACTTCTCCGCACCCCATCAAGTGAAGCTTTTGGCGAAGAGTCAGTAAATAAGCTTTGTGGTAATTGAGAACACTGAGCGCATGACCGGGATTTTGAAATTTATCGGAAAAGAGCTCATAAACTTGCTGAGCTTGTTCAATGTCACGCAAACCACCCGGACCATACTTTAAGTTCGGTTCAAGGTAATTTGAAATCGAATTAAAACGGGCCTCACGCTGTTTACGTTCTTGAAGTAAATCTTTAAGTAATTTTCCGCGGAGTTTGGTCTTATTTTCCCAAAGACGTTTCTGCTGTAGAAGTAGCTTCGAGGCCGAAGCGGAACTCAGTGGTTTTGCTTTCCACAGACTGAGAATATCAAAGCTCTCAACTCCTTCAGTCCAGTCATCCGGATTTTGCGGGACACGATAACGGATTCTTAAACCCGCTTGGTGAAGCTCATCCGTCAAGCGCTTTACTTTGTCTTCAGGGCCGCAAAACAAGATATCGATATCTGAAAGCGGACAGAGTTCACCGCGGGACCATGAGCCCAGAATCACTGGCTCACAATCAGCAAAGTCAGGGTAAGATTTTAGTTTTTCTTCTAATTGAGAGCTCAACCAGCCCGCAAACTGAGGGCCGCCGAAATAGCCGGTAAACCGCACATCCCCGTTCGGGGTCCAGAACACCGGAGGAAAGACTTCATTGGCTTTTTCCCATTGTTCCGAACTCAGAAAGGTTTTGCTCATTTAGTTTTCCTGTAAGTTACGTTGCCATTCCGCGATCTGGTTCAAAGCATCCAGCGGAGTGATCTTCGATACAGGATATTTTTTCACTTCCTGCATGAAAGTCCAAAGCCTTTTCTGTTCAGCCTCTTCTTCTGGACTCAGCTTAGGAACTTCAACCTCTTCAAATGGAATATCCAGCAATGAAAGCTGGCTTGAAGTTTCCACTTTTTGCGACTCGATGGATTTTAGCAAACTCTTCGCACGGCGAACAACCACCGGAGGCAATCCCGCAAGTTCCGCCACCTGAATCCCGTAGGATTTCTTCGCAGGGCCCTTCACAAGCGTATGCAAGAAACGAATCTCACCGTTGCTATCGGCCACTGTCATATGGGCGTTCTGGATTTGTGGGTAAGAGTTTTCCAATTGCGTGAGCTCATGGTAGTGAGTCGCAAAGAACGTCGTCGGTTTTACATCCGACAAGAGGTGCTCCAAAATAGACTGCGCGAGGCACATACCATCAAACGTGCTTGTCCCACGTCCGACTTCATCAAGAATCACGAGGGACTTCGCTGTGGAGTTCTTAAGCATTGCCGCCGTTTCTGTCATCTCAACCATGAATGTTGAAAGACCTTCAGAAAGCTGGTCGCTGGCACCGATACGAGTGAAAATCGCATCAAAGACTGGAAGCACAGCCTGATCCGCCGGCACAAAGCATCCGCTTTGCGCAAGAATCACAGTCAGTGCCACTTGGCGCATGATCGTCGACTTACCGGCCATGTTCGGGCCCGTTAGAAGCAAACAAGCACCGCTGCGAACTTCGATATCATTCGGTACAAAGTTTTTCTTCACTGTCTGTTCGACCACCGGGTGACGTGAGCTTTTGAGAATCAAATCACGCTTCGGAGAAAACTGCGGACGAACGTATTTTTCCTCTAAACTCAGCCACGCAAAAGAGCTGATCACATCAAGCTCACTGCACTCGTGAGCAAGAATCATGAGCTCAGAACCCGCCGACAAGACTTCACGGCGGAGAGATTCGAAGTATTCAAACTCGAGATCGCCACGTTTGGTTTGAGCCGTTAGAACTTTTCTTTCAAGCTCGATCAAAGCCTCCGTGCAGTATCTTTCAGCATTCGCGAGAGTTTGCTTGCGCTGATAGTAGCTTGGCACTTTGTCTTTATGAGTATTGGTAATTTCAATGTAGTAACCAAAGACGTTGTTATAACGGATTTTCAAACTAGAAATCCCCGTCTTTTCACGTTCGTCAGCTTCCATACGAGCCAGCAAGTTCTGAGATTGAGTTGAAAGTTCAATCAACTCATCAAGCTCTGCAGAAACGCCTTGGCGGATCAGATAACCCTGCTTCGTTGTCAGAGGAGGCTCCTCGACTAAAGTATTTTCGATTTTCACCGCAAGCGATTGCAATTTCTCAAGCGCCCCTGCTTTAACGTTTTCAAGTGGGCGAAGAACAAGAGCCACTTCGAGTGCGCTGAGACCTGCGCGAATACTTTGCGAAAGTGCCAGCAAGTCACGGCCGTTGCACTGAGGTTGCGAGATTTTACCCAAGCGGCGCTCAATATCGCCCATTTGCGAAAGAATCTGGCGCGTGCGCTTTAGCTCCGTCAGATGATTTTTCCAGATATCAACTTTGTCGT of Bdellovibrionales bacterium contains these proteins:
- the mutS gene encoding DNA mismatch repair protein MutS, whose protein sequence is MKQYWDIKSLHQDKVLLFRMGDFFEMFYDDAVKAAPILGIALTQRNKKSQDETPMCGMPHHSVAGPINKLLAHGFKVAICDQVEDPKTAKGIVKRAVTRVLTPGMVYDSDTLDGTMAHYLVSFDKDSMSFVDTTTGESFFFKTKDFATFKRFLEVLPVAEIVLSSEEKAFFEEEQRKQVSLQKILVSQHEEIIDPLHPLLKKGAPLSAARLLSYVKSLGGEESLKTLSTFEERDFQQRLELTPTTLRHLEVFSTYKGEGLGSLFFAVNRTNTSAGSRMLRQWLSFPLVDQKSIEARYDKVDIWKNHLTELKRTRQILSQMGDIERRLGKISQPQCNGRDLLALSQSIRAGLSALEVALVLRPLENVKAGALEKLQSLAVKIENTLVEEPPLTTKQGYLIRQGVSAELDELIELSTQSQNLLARMEADEREKTGISSLKIRYNNVFGYYIEITNTHKDKVPSYYQRKQTLANAERYCTEALIELERKVLTAQTKRGDLEFEYFESLRREVLSAGSELMILAHECSELDVISSFAWLSLEEKYVRPQFSPKRDLILKSSRHPVVEQTVKKNFVPNDIEVRSGACLLLTGPNMAGKSTIMRQVALTVILAQSGCFVPADQAVLPVFDAIFTRIGASDQLSEGLSTFMVEMTETAAMLKNSTAKSLVILDEVGRGTSTFDGMCLAQSILEHLLSDVKPTTFFATHYHELTQLENSYPQIQNAHMTVADSNGEIRFLHTLVKGPAKKSYGIQVAELAGLPPVVVRRAKSLLKSIESQKVETSSQLSLLDIPFEEVEVPKLSPEEEAEQKRLWTFMQEVKKYPVSKITPLDALNQIAEWQRNLQEN
- a CDS encoding HD domain-containing protein — encoded protein: MSKTFLSSEQWEKANEVFPPVFWTPNGDVRFTGYFGGPQFAGWLSSQLEEKLKSYPDFADCEPVILGSWSRGELCPLSDIDILFCGPEDKVKRLTDELHQAGLRIRYRVPQNPDDWTEGVESFDILSLWKAKPLSSASASKLLLQQKRLWENKTKLRGKLLKDLLQERKQREARFNSISNYLEPNLKYGPGGLRDIEQAQQVYELFSDKFQNPGHALSVLNYHKAYLLTLRQKLHLMGCGEVLVNTAQFDLAGFFNFKSHKDFMRDLERGLSRSHFYVNWIFAVATSSQKALDKTRALPFAKPEDLVSALRSYPNPLGQQKVRENLDRLLPEKTVAKSARAFGKTLQEMLDPKTSKEFVVSVFDSRLIDKILPAIRHLVGYVQHDQYHRYTADVHIMQACLVLKDVYKNPKALGPLSVFHKNLTAEDWKILSWSALYHDLAKGLHSEDHSGLGVEILRRDFKKYGFTKGFTEEVAWLVKNHLELSIAAFRKNPKAKKTWEELEKIGAKGPRLMRLAVFTVMDICATNPEAWNEWKGRLLRDLVEAMNAPSTQNYFTLKSSLQKKKFKGLEDVLSDFDDFLLQSLSAPVLAEDLKRARQATESLSPAVVKKGKELWVRFHAKVDQEGLLAEYVQRLYSLGLGIRHASIQTLSGVGVYDWFQVNTSKSPQVIEKMLKHSQGHKETPKVVYDQVEWVSLDDDEWILSFKGKDQAGFLSSATKALASTGFNIKSARVHTWGHQVNDIFILKNPGGSAESRLAEIKRQLEG